The Wansuia hejianensis genomic interval CCCAAGTTCGGAGGCGTCGGATACCTTGATTACCTTGTAAAGGGCGTTTTTGATTACAGAATATGCCAATCCTGCGGAGATATCCGCTACGGTGGCGCCTTCTTTCTGGGCCTGCTTCACCTTGGAATTCATGAATACGGTACAGCGGGTGCCCAGGTCGATGGGATGTTCGGCAAAAAGAGCCTCTCTGGCAAAGTCCTGTACGCTGTAGTTCAAGGACTGAGCGAAATTCTCTATGAAAGAACCGCAGCCGGAGGAGCAGGCCTCGTTGAGAAGCACGCTGTCAACCGCATGATCTTTGATTTTAATACATTTCATATCCTGTCCGCCGATGTCCAGGATACAATCTACCGACGGATCAAAGAAAGCCGCCGCCGTGTAGTGTGCGATTGTTTCCACTTCCCCCTCGTCCAGCATCAGGGCGGCCTTTATCAGAGCTTCACCGTAGCCGGTGGAGCAGGAATAGGCGATATGGGCGGAGTCCGGCATCAGCTGGTAGATCTCCTGGATGGCCCGGATGGATGTGGCCAGCGGGCTTCCGTGGTTGTTGCTGTAGAAGGAGTACAGAAGAGAGCCGTCCTCGCCTACTACGGCGGCCTTAGTCGTCGTGGAGCCTGCGTCAATGCCCAGATAGCAATTGCCCTCGTAGGAGGAAAAATCTGCCGTCGCCACATTGTTGACACTCTGGCGGTCCAGGAAAGAAGCATATTCCTCCTGACTGGCGAACAGCGGTTCCATACGCGCGACTTCAAAGTCCAGCTTGACCTTGGATTCCAGACGCTGCTTCAGCTCTTCCAGAGATATGTCAGAGCTTTCGGCGGTATTCATGGCCGATCCGATAGCCGCGAACAGATGAGAATTCTCGGGAACTATGGTATGCTCGTCATCCAGCTTCAGAGTCCGGATGAAGGATGTACGAAGTTCAGAAAGGAAGTGGAGCGGGCCGCCCAGGAAGGCGATATGTCCACGAATGGGCTTGCCGCAGGCCAGGCCGGAAATCGTCTGATTAACAACTGCCTGGAAAATGGATACTGCAAGGTCCTCCTTAGTGGCCCCGTCATTGATCAGAGGCTGTATGTCAGTTTTAGCAAACACGCCGCAGCGTGCGGCAATGGGATAAATCGCTTTGTAGTTCTTCGCATATTCGTTGAGGCCGACGGCATCTGTCTGCAGAAGAGAGGCCATCTGGTCGATGAAGGAACCCGTACCGCCGGCACAGATCCCGTTCATGCGCTGTTCAATGTTGCCGCCTTCAAAATAGATGATCTTGGCATCCTCGCCGCCCAGCTCAATCGCCACGTCTGTCTGAGGCGCATAGTGCTGCAGAGCTGTGGAAACCGCAATCACCTCCTGAACAAATGGAATCTCCAGATGCTTGGCCAGCGTCAGGCCGCCGCTTCCGGTGATGACCGGCTTCAGGCGCATCTCTCCCAGCTCCTGGTAGGCCTTGCCAAGAAGCGCAGCGAGCGTCTCCTGGATGTTGGCAAAATGCCTTTCATAATCTGAGAAAAGGAGGTTCATTCCTTCGTCCAGTATGGCAATCTTAACCGTAGTGGAACCGATATCGATTCCCAGGGTATATACTTTGTTATTCATAAATATCACATTCTCCTAATCTATCACTGCTTAAGATTATACGACAAGATTCGCCCAAATACAATTGGTAAAATTCACACCTTTCCTTAAAAACTATTAAATAAGAATAAACACAGGGAGGGGTGAGAGGTTGGATGCCCAGCCTTTCTGGTGATTTAAAACACTTCACCATGGTTCTCCGAAAGTGTCATCAGTATGGTCTCAGACAGCAGTCACTGGCTGATTGTAGCTGATTGGTGCCAGTATTTCTTTATTGAATATCGAAACCTACCGTCTGTGACCATCAGGGTTCCCACCTCTGGCGAGAGCCGCCGTACCCTCTGAAACAGCCAGAAAACCATAATGCTATTGCGTATTTGGGAAAAGTTGCGTATACTGTTTCGGTAGGACTGGTTTATTTTATTATGGGAATTATGAGATTAGAAATGGATGATGAAGAAAATGGGCAAATATCGTATTTTAAAAACTGAAGGCAGAGCGAAACGGGCGGAGTTTGAGACGGTTCACGGGACGATCCAGACGCCGGTTTTTATGAATGTGGGGACGGCTGCGGCGATTAAGGGGGCTGTGGCTACGGAGGATCTGGAGCGCATAGGCACGCAGGTTGAGCTGTCGAATACCTACCATCTCCATGTGCGTCCGGGTGATGAAGTGGTTAAGAAGCTGGGAGGCCTGCATAAATTTATGGTGTGGGATAAGCCGATCCTGACGGATTCCGGTGGGTTCCAGGTGTTTTCGCTGGCGACCTTGCGAAAGATTAAGGAGGAGGGCGTCTATTTCAACTCCCATGTGGATGGCAGGAAGATTTTCATGGGACCGGAGGAAAGTATGCAGATTCAGTCCAATCTGGCTTCTACGATCGCAATGGCGTTTGATGAATGCCCTTCCAGTGTGGCAGACCGGACATATGTTCAGAATTCCGTAGACCGGACGACCCGGTGGCTGGCGCGTTGTAAGATGAAAATGGCGGAGCTGAACCAGAGGGAGGATACCATAAACCGCAGCCAGATGCTGTTTGGAATCAATCAGGGAGCGATTTATCCGGATATACGAATCTGCCACGCGAAGCAGATCAGTGAGATGGAGCTGGACGGTTATGCGGTAGGAGGCCTGGCGGTGGGGGAAACCCATGAAGAGATGTATTATATTCTGGAAGAGACAGTGCCTTTTCTGCCGCAGGATAAACCGACCTACCTGATGGGCGTGGGGACTCCGGCTAATATTCTGGAAGGCGTGGAGCGGGGCGTGGACTTTTTTGACTGCGTCTATCCCAGCAGAAATGGCCGCCATGGGCATGTGTATACGAACCACGGCAGGCTAAATCTTTTGAATGCGAGATATGAACTGGATGACAGGCCTATAGAAGACGGATGTGGCTGTCCGGCTTGCCGGAGATACAGCAGGGCGTATATCCGCCATCTGCTGAAGGCAAAGGAAATGCTGGGCATGAGGCTGTGCGTGCTCCATAACCTGTATTTTTACAATACAATGATGGCAGAGATACGGGCGGCTCTGGATGAAGGGAGATTTGCGTCTTATAAAAAAGCAAAGCTGGAGGGATTAATCTCAGAAAGCGGCTGCTGATGGGGACAGTTTATAATTAATTAAGGGATTAAGCACAAAAAACACTTGCTCATTAACGTCGGATTGTGTATTATGGTAGTAGCGCATAATAGCAGAGCGAAATGGTTAATTAGGAGGATATGGAAATGATTTTTGCAAGCAGTACAGCTGCCAGCAGCGGTGGAATGGGTTCTATGAGTATGATTATTTTGATGGTGGCGTTGATCGCCCTGATGTACTTTATGATGATCCGTCCCCAGAAGAAAGAACAGAAAAGAATGCAGGCCATGCTTTCCGCCCTGGAGATCGGCGATGCCGTTGTAACGAACAGCGGTTTTTACGGTGTGGTGATTGACATAACGGAAGAAGATGTAATCGTAGAATTCGGCAACAACAAAAACTGCAGGATTCCCATGAGAAAGGCTGCGATCGCCCAGGTGGAGAAGCCGGAAGAGGCAGCGGCGGTGACCGAGAAGGACACTAAGCCCACAGATACCAAGAAGAAATAAGTGATAATTTTATACAAAAGCCCGTTCCGGAAGCAATTTTGGGACGGGCTTTTGTAACGGTTTCTCATTACCGGCTGTTTCGTCAGAGACAGTGTTTAAATACCGGATATTCCCTTGCTTCATAATACGGAATAGGCATTATTTCACAGAAATTATTAAGTTTTTTTGTTGAAAAGTCCATAAATATGAAGTATGATATAGTTTATAGCTACACGAACACCGGAATTTCCTGTGAAATCAGGGGTTTGTGAGTGAATGATTTTAGTTGAAAAGAGGGAGATTACGATGGAACACAGAATAGGATTGATCCATGGAGACGGAATTGGTCCGGAAATCGTTGATGAGGCTAAGAAGGTTTTGGATGCGGTCTGTACGAAGTATGGGCACACCTTTGTTTATTCAAAACTGCTGCTGGGCGGCGCGTCTATTGACGCCTGCGGCGTGCCATTGACGGATGAGACGGTGGGCCAGGCGAAAGACTGTGATGCCGTGCTGATGGGTTCCATCGGAGGCGACGCGAAGACATCGCCCTGGTATCAGCTGGAGCCTTCCAGGCGTCCGGAAGCAGGGCTTCTGGGGATACGCAAGGCGCTAAACCTGTTCGCCAACCTGCGGCCGGCTTATCTGTACGATGAGCTTCGGGCGGCATGCCCGCTGCGGGAAGAGATCATCGGCGGCGGATTCGACATGATGATCATGCGGGAGCTGACCGGCGGGCTGTATTTCGGCGAGAGGAAGACGACGGAAGTGGACGGTGTGAGAACGGCTGTCGATACCCTGACTTATAATGAACAGGAGATCCGGCGGATTGCGAAACGCGGTTTTGATATCGCCATGAAGCGGAGAA includes:
- the yajC gene encoding preprotein translocase subunit YajC, which produces MGSMSMIILMVALIALMYFMMIRPQKKEQKRMQAMLSALEIGDAVVTNSGFYGVVIDITEEDVIVEFGNNKNCRIPMRKAAIAQVEKPEEAAAVTEKDTKPTDTKKK
- the tgt gene encoding tRNA guanosine(34) transglycosylase Tgt, which encodes MGKYRILKTEGRAKRAEFETVHGTIQTPVFMNVGTAAAIKGAVATEDLERIGTQVELSNTYHLHVRPGDEVVKKLGGLHKFMVWDKPILTDSGGFQVFSLATLRKIKEEGVYFNSHVDGRKIFMGPEESMQIQSNLASTIAMAFDECPSSVADRTYVQNSVDRTTRWLARCKMKMAELNQREDTINRSQMLFGINQGAIYPDIRICHAKQISEMELDGYAVGGLAVGETHEEMYYILEETVPFLPQDKPTYLMGVGTPANILEGVERGVDFFDCVYPSRNGRHGHVYTNHGRLNLLNARYELDDRPIEDGCGCPACRRYSRAYIRHLLKAKEMLGMRLCVLHNLYFYNTMMAEIRAALDEGRFASYKKAKLEGLISESGC
- the leuB gene encoding 3-isopropylmalate dehydrogenase; translation: MEHRIGLIHGDGIGPEIVDEAKKVLDAVCTKYGHTFVYSKLLLGGASIDACGVPLTDETVGQAKDCDAVLMGSIGGDAKTSPWYQLEPSRRPEAGLLGIRKALNLFANLRPAYLYDELRAACPLREEIIGGGFDMMIMRELTGGLYFGERKTTEVDGVRTAVDTLTYNEQEIRRIAKRGFDIAMKRRKKVTSVDKANVLDSSRLWRAVVEEVAKDYPEVELEHMLVDNCAMQLVKNPAQFDVILTENMFGDILSDEASMVTGSIGMLSSASLNETKFGLYEPSHGSAPDIAGQNIANPIATILSAAMMLRYSLDLDTEADAVESAVKKALAAGYRTVDIMSDGCRQVSTSEMGDLIVSYL